The Henningerozyma blattae CBS 6284 chromosome 9, complete genome DNA segment caattttaatagattGTTCATTTTCATACTCTTCTTGCTCTTTTAAGCAACGCTCTAACGCACTTTTCATAGTCGTGTTACCTAATTGTATACGTTGCTCAATTTCTTCCTTAGATGCGAActtaaatgatgaattatcttttaattcaacCAACATTTTAAGTGCCTCTTCAAGACCCTGTAAAGagtttttaatatcttcagAAGTTCTAAATAATGGGGTGCTCTTTCTCAAGGTTTCTGCGATCTGGAATTCAAGTAAAGCAatgttaaatttaaaagtattgattttctttaaagatTTCGTACTTGAATTATTCTCTATTTTTAATGCTTTCTTAGAGTTTTGTAAAGCTTTTTGAAAGAacattaatttcttttctttatttcCTCTTAAATACCACGCGTGAcctaatatattataaatactAGAGTTGTTTCTGACACTTTCATATCTTTTCAGGACATATTCATAACTTTCAATAGCTTTCGCAAAATCATTCATTTCAAGCAAACAATGGCCCAAATTGATGTGAACGTCCTCGTTATCTAGTGAATCTCTAActtttcttaaaatttcTAATGCTGGCCCTAACCTCTTGCTTTGAGCAAAGATAATTGCTAAACCCTGAGCTGCAAAGATATTCAATGGATCAACTTGCAAAACTTTTTGAAATAACTGGATACCTTTTAAGAACGATTGCTTCGATTTCTCTGGATTTGCCTTGTTATTGACCCCCAGCGTCCAGTAAAGGTTACCGAGAGAAATTAGAGAGTATGCATCATGAGAATCATATTTTGTCAAAGTTTCCCTGTTATGATTAGTCTCAACATCTTCAAGTTgcttatattctttttcatcCAAATTGgcattatttattttatttttaatgtaCCACGAAAAAAATGAGCGCATTTCCAATTCCGACTTATTACTCTCCATCAATTCATTAACTTGGCTATCAATAACCTCCATATTATCTACCTTGCTATAGGCAAATTTACAGTATAGATTTCTCATTCTGGCTTGTAAATAACTTGGCTCAATGTTGAGAATGTTTTCGTACAATTCTGACGCCTTATTAGTATCATGATTTTCAGTTGTTCTAGCAATATTGTAATCAATAGTAATTTGATAACTGTCATCATCACAATTATCATTTGCCTTTTGGAAATAATCATTTGCCTTCTCATAATCACCATTTATAAAATGGAAACAAccaatattattcaagatTTCCAAAGGTATATGACCATTTGCCAGTTCAATTTGCTCCATCActtttaacaaatattcCATGGACAATTTGTATTGATTTTGAGTTTCGTATAATTGTGAGATGATCAGATATGCCCTAGGAATAACCATTCTATTCTTTGTAGAAAGagttaatttaatatatttctcCAAAAATGAGATAGCCTTATTGGTTTGTTTATTTAGTTCATTAGTTGATATATGTTTTGACAGTTTAGGGTCTAAACATTTCCCACTGTATAACATACCTaagatataatttaattcttgaaCACCTTCATGTGTTTTGTAAATGTTTTCAAAAGATAGTATACTTTCTTCTAATAGATTGTTTTTAATCTGTGTTTGGCTAATTCCAAATTTGGATAGTAAGTtatcttcattatattttaaactaGTTTGAAACATGGTGAAGGCGTTACGATAATCACCTATCGAATAAAATGCCCTACCACACCAAAATGTTGAATCAGATAAGACAGTCGGCGTCGTCAAAAAATCCATGGGTGCAATTCGatcattatatatatctagCACTTTTTGATAATCACCTTTCAAATAGAAATAGCTTTGTAGAACTGTTAGAAGGACCGGATTTGGCTTTGAAGAGGAGTAgagattatttaaatcttttagaACATCAGTGTATTTCTTGACAAAATCATCATCGTTTTTCGAAGAAGTAAGAGAGTCGTGCAAATCACTTAATAGGACTAATATAGAAGCAGTAGTATTTTTTGGATCTAATTCTACACATCTTTCCCAGGAGGTTTTAGCCATTTTGTGATCTTTTAATTGCCAGAAGCACAAACCAATACCTATACGAGGATCTGGCTGCAAAGAAGGGTTTATAACTAGTAATTCTTGAAAAAGCTTTAAACTAGGAGCATATTGCTTCTTTTGGTACAATAGTTTAGCCCTTAAAAGTACGAACATAGAGTTAGGTTTAGAAACCCTACCATTTCTTTGGTCATCTGCATGAATAcctttaataaaaagatcAACTGTCTCTAAAGCTTTATCATAATGGCCCCTTTCATAATACAAGTCAACTGTCGCTAACATATTAGAAACCCAAGTTGGGTCAAGAGTAATAGCgtgttttaaatattcttcagCTTTTGAAAGAACTTCATCCTTCATTTTATAAGTGGTTGATTCTTGCTTAgctaaatttaaatgtgCCCATGTTAAGAAAGTATAAATTGTGGCCTTTTCTTCATGCTCAAATACATCTAAGGCCAGCTGAGCTAATTTGATACCTTCTGAAAGTTTACCCTGATTGCAATAGGCGGCAGCAATTGTTAACCAATGCTCTTTAGCAGAACCTTCTTCGACCAGTAAAGTTTTTAGATCAGAAGGGTTATCTGGTAGATCAGTTTCTAAATCAATGCTAACGACTTCCTCAGAAGCCTTTAATGGAATATCTAGTGAAGCTGGccattttaataatggatAAGAACTTTGAACCTCTTGCTCCATATCTTGCCAATCTACTAACTACAGTATTTAGCTGTTGAAGCGCTTATATTAAATAGTATTAAATGGAAAACAGACTATTGGTTAAATGCTCTATCCAATGGTAGCAAATGTCTCCATAGGTAGTAACAAGCCTTTTCCAAGCAGGTTATTATAAGctatttatttcaaataaaaatattatttttcacagtcttaaaattaaatttccGAGCAGTTTCGGTGACAGGAAAGTGCGAAAAGTACTAAATTATACATTAGGCGGAAAATACCTGGAAGAATGGACTGTGCTTCTAATACAAAATTTTATCTTAAccttattatatataattatttataccCATCTTCACACTAGAATTATGACATCTTTAAGAGGAAGATTATTTAGATATCTCAATAATTACGAATAAACACACGACTTGCAAATCAGTAAAATGTCAGTTAGAAGTAATTATAACTTCAGGTACACTGTTATCCAATGGGATCCGATAATGCTATAATCGTATAACTTAAAGAGAGTATCAGATTGCTTAACTATATGCAATAGATAGGAAACTATTATTGATAGATTCCAGTCAGTAGCAATTCCAATGCCCTGTAATGCTCAATTTTATGTGTTATATTTGACTATTTAATATAAGTTTAACTTAAACTTCATAAgtaaaatcattattataatttgacAGTCAGAGGCCCAGGATCTTCAatctttatttgattttctaGTTGACCTAATATCTTTTGAATGGCCTCCTCCCTCTCTTCTGCTGgcaaattttcaataagaTCAGAGTtagaatttattaacaaaaaaTCAACTTGATTATCTGAAGATTTTGTAGTTATATCAGCCGTCATATCTGCAGGATTATTATCTATTTGATTTCctttagaaattttttaaagttatTATCATGGCCTTCTAGTACAATTCCACTATTACTTATCATAGATATATCTATAAGTTTATCATTTGTACTGTTTACAATATCTCTTAATTCTTGGTTTCTGAGCATTATTTGTTCCTCTTGCTCTTTCATCTGTCGTCCTAGCAATGTTTCCTCATCCACCACATTATCAGTACCATAACTATTTTGTTGGCCTGCTAATAGAGACTCGTCTTCATTGCTATCACTATTAACTAAACAAGCACAAATATTACCCATTATTGTTCCACCTTTTGCAATTTGATTCACTGTGTTATTTGTTATTCTCagtaatatcaaaaaagaagtgaaataaaattagtcggtaatattatttattggcGGTAACACACCCCTTGAAGATTAGAGTTACTTTTAAGTCGAATGTTTGtcaatttttctatttatttCCTTCCACCTAGTAAGTATGATACCATTTTCGCTTTACGCTCGGGAAGGAAGACTGTTACGTACGGCCTTAGAGGTAAAGCGAATTTTGTCAAAAAGATACTTTAAAGTTGACATAAAACCAACAAATATTGCAGAAGCCAATAGCCTATTCAAGATTAAGAGGAATAATTTAAGTGGTCTCATACATTTTTTCAGGTTTACactttaattaaagtaatCAAATTAGAAGCACGACTATGAGTTTTCGTATCACTTTGTACAAACACTATTTGAGTGCTTTCTCAAACAATATAACTCTGCAAAGAAAATTCACCAGATCCTTAGCAAGTACAGCGCCTCgaaatgatatttttagttGGTTATATTCAAAGAAGAATGCCAAAAAGTCTATTccaaaagaagaaaaagatactaaaaaaataatgaaacaaattGAAGAAGGTAAAGATACTGATAGGGATGCCGATTCTGGGGAGCTTTTGTTTTTAGAACTGAAACCAGAGAACTTCATTGGCGAAGATCAGGGTATGATCGATTCTAGAATACGAAAGGAAAATAAGAAGCCAATACTAACAACTTCATGGCTATCCAAACATAAagttaaaaatgaaaaagcATTTGATGAAATTCTATTGAGCTGTTATAATGAAACCTTCAACAAAGacatgaaaaatattacagaCACAATATTAACTGATAATTTCCCAGATTTGTCtacaaaattcaatttttctaaagagatacaaaaaaaatctgGCTATTTAATATCTGACTATAACGTTACCCTATTTAATTCTCCTGTTGACtttagaaattattttagaaCAGAGGTTTTTTCTGGCAAATTAGGATTATTTAAGGAATCTGAGCCAAATGCTATACACCTAAACtctaaatcatttaattcacCAAACATTTTCGTTCAATCTGATGTTACCTTTttcaaa contains these protein-coding regions:
- the MRPL13 gene encoding mitochondrial 54S ribosomal protein mL50 MRPL13 (similar to Saccharomyces cerevisiae MRPL13 (YKR006C); ancestral locus Anc_2.516), which translates into the protein MSFRITLYKHYLSAFSNNITLQRKFTRSLASTAPRNDIFSWLYSKKNAKKSIPKEEKDTKKIMKQIEEGKDTDRDADSGELLFLELKPENFIGEDQGMIDSRIRKENKKPILTTSWLSKHKVKNEKAFDEILLSCYNETFNKDMKNITDTILTDNFPDLSTKFNFSKEIQKKSGYLISDYNVTLFNSPVDFRNYFRTEVFSGKLGLFKESEPNAIHLNSKSFNSPNIFVQSDVTFFKQKRNIKRLWSKFLN
- the CTR9 gene encoding Ctr9p (similar to Saccharomyces cerevisiae CTR9 (YOL145C); ancestral locus Anc_3.5), with the protein product MEQEVQSSYPLLKWPASLDIPLKASEEVVSIDLETDLPDNPSDLKTLLVEEGSAKEHWLTIAAAYCNQGKLSEGIKLAQLALDVFEHEEKATIYTFLTWAHLNLAKQESTTYKMKDEVLSKAEEYLKHAITLDPTWVSNMLATVDLYYERGHYDKALETVDLFIKGIHADDQRNGRVSKPNSMFVLLRAKLLYQKKQYAPSLKLFQELLVINPSLQPDPRIGIGLCFWQLKDHKMAKTSWERCVELDPKNTTASILVLLSDLHDSLTSSKNDDDFVKKYTDVLKDLNNLYSSSKPNPVLLTVLQSYFYLKGDYQKVLDIYNDRIAPMDFLTTPTVLSDSTFWCGRAFYSIGDYRNAFTMFQTSLKYNEDNLLSKFGISQTQIKNNLLEESILSFENIYKTHEGVQELNYILGMLYSGKCLDPKLSKHISTNELNKQTNKAISFLEKYIKLTLSTKNRMVIPRAYLIISQLYETQNQYKLSMEYLLKVMEQIELANGHIPLEILNNIGCFHFINGDYEKANDYFQKANDNCDDDSYQITIDYNIARTTENHDTNKASELYENILNIEPSYLQARMRNLYCKFAYSKVDNMEVIDSQVNELMESNKSELEMRSFFSWYIKNKINNANLDEKEYKQLEDVETNHNRETLTKYDSHDAYSLISLGNLYWTLGVNNKANPEKSKQSFLKGIQLFQKVLQVDPLNIFAAQGLAIIFAQSKRLGPALEILRKVRDSLDNEDVHINLGHCLLEMNDFAKAIESYEYVLKRYESVRNNSSIYNILGHAWYLRGNKEKKLMFFQKALQNSKKALKIENNSSTKSLKKINTFKFNIALLEFQIAETLRKSTPLFRTSEDIKNSLQGLEEALKMLVELKDNSSFKFASKEEIEQRIQLGNTTMKSALERCLKEQEEYENEQSIKIENAKKIQEENLQKIREQKVKEEEEQKEKLARQEEEYKKLQDQAQKYIQERAAATEIDENDIANDELSGEERDDDYDNDSKKRKRKVTPSDKKSSKRSRKNKKKVVDYDDEESDSGANINNDEEDDVTSVAVPRSKKGKRSTLSNEFIDDSDDDIDASVLQGEEEESQISKNEDEDEDEDGLF
- the MEH1 gene encoding Meh1p (similar to Saccharomyces cerevisiae MEH1 (YKR007W); ancestral locus Anc_2.517), coding for MGNICACLVNSDSNEDESLLAGQQNSYGTDNVVDEETLLGRQMKEQEEQIMLRNQELRDIVNSTNDKLIDISMISNSGIVLEGHDNNFKKFLKEIK